Proteins encoded by one window of Fischerella sp. PCC 9605:
- a CDS encoding HlyD family secretion protein, which yields MLYTHNQKLLPSVNTDEFLPPIGRWTSLAGLFLIANFGIAIALASYIKYNVTVRTSAIVRPAGDIRVVQPEIEGTIKGIFFKENEIVKQGDIIARLDDTELQIKHSQLQNSIQEGILQLTQIQAQIQTLDIQIEAEKRLLERTVVSAQADLARNQRDYQNEQVKTQSELLAAQANFQKAEAGLKKALADLKFAKQDRDRFRELAEYGAIGKRDYEQRKLAVEQALLEVEAEQKAVDIARANLQTARAGLNPSAATVEIAQERIAQEQAKGESSLAALLRERNTLIQRKIEVRNQIQQYRKERQKILIQMESSVIRATSDGIILKLNLRNPGQVVRPSEPVAEIVPYNAPLVVKAMIPAAEIKKVEIGQQVQLRVDACPYPDYGTLKGVVSAISPDAIAPAINNQAAIAAGNTTPNAGFFEATIQPEKQSFGDYNRTCNIQAGMNASADIISKQETALQFLLRKARLSTDL from the coding sequence ATGCTCTACACTCATAATCAAAAACTTCTTCCCTCAGTTAATACTGACGAATTTCTGCCACCAATTGGCCGTTGGACATCGTTAGCTGGTCTGTTTCTGATCGCAAATTTTGGTATAGCGATCGCTCTGGCTTCATATATCAAATACAATGTTACAGTCAGAACAAGTGCGATCGTTCGTCCGGCGGGAGACATTCGGGTAGTTCAACCAGAAATAGAAGGAACTATTAAAGGTATTTTTTTTAAAGAAAATGAAATAGTCAAACAGGGAGATATTATCGCCCGTCTTGATGATACGGAATTGCAGATCAAGCATAGCCAATTGCAAAACAGTATTCAAGAAGGAATTCTCCAATTAACTCAAATTCAAGCCCAAATTCAAACTTTAGATATTCAAATTGAGGCAGAAAAAAGACTTCTTGAACGAACTGTTGTTTCTGCCCAAGCAGACTTGGCACGCAATCAACGAGATTATCAAAATGAGCAAGTCAAAACTCAAAGTGAATTGCTAGCAGCACAAGCAAATTTCCAAAAAGCTGAAGCTGGTTTAAAAAAAGCTTTAGCGGATTTAAAGTTTGCTAAACAGGATCGCGATCGCTTTCGAGAACTAGCTGAATATGGGGCAATTGGTAAGCGTGATTACGAGCAAAGAAAACTAGCTGTTGAGCAAGCATTATTAGAAGTTGAAGCGGAACAAAAAGCTGTTGATATCGCTAGAGCTAATCTACAAACAGCTAGAGCAGGTCTTAATCCTAGTGCAGCAACGGTGGAGATTGCTCAAGAACGTATAGCTCAAGAACAAGCAAAAGGAGAATCAAGCCTTGCTGCTTTGCTTAGAGAGAGAAATACTTTAATTCAAAGAAAAATTGAAGTTAGAAATCAAATCCAACAATATCGAAAAGAACGACAAAAAATTCTCATCCAAATGGAAAGTAGCGTCATTCGTGCTACCAGTGATGGAATTATCCTCAAGCTAAATTTACGCAACCCAGGTCAAGTAGTACGCCCTTCAGAACCTGTAGCAGAAATTGTGCCTTATAATGCGCCTTTAGTTGTTAAAGCCATGATTCCTGCTGCTGAAATTAAAAAAGTTGAAATTGGTCAACAAGTGCAATTACGAGTTGATGCTTGTCCCTACCCTGATTACGGTACTCTTAAAGGTGTTGTCAGTGCTATTTCTCCAGATGCGATCGCACCTGCAATAAATAATCAAGCTGCGATCGCAGCAGGTAACACTACTCCTAATGCTGGCTTCTTTGAAGCTACCATTCAACCCGAAAAACAAAGTTTTGGTGATTACAATCGTACCTGCAATATCCAAGCAGGGATGAATGCTTCTGCTGACATTATTTCTAAACAAGAAACTGCACTGCAATTCCTGCTTAGAAAAGCAAGGCTAAGTACAGATTTATAA
- a CDS encoding peptidase domain-containing ABC transporter — protein sequence MKYKVIRQHSEEDCGAACLASISKYYGRSFTLNHIREAVGTGQFGTSLLGLKRGAETLGFNARPVKTSPELLSRMKEAPLPAIIHWQGNHWVVLYGKQGKKCVVADPAVGIRYLSKKDLAENWTDWLMLLLQPDPIRFYAQEDDKVGGFWRFFKRVWMFRGILAQALPLNLVLGLLSLASPFLLQILTDDVLVRGDTRLLTTVAIAVVVMQFVSTSLSFVQSNLIAHFAQRLQLGLVLEFGRQILRLPLSYYEARRSGEIVSRLRDIDQINQLVAQVIVGLPSQFFIALVSFGFMIFYSWKLTTVAVVVAVVMTLSTIVFQPTLRVKTRELLVQEAEAQGVLVETFKGALTLKTTTAAPQFWDEFQSRFGRLATLTLNTIQIAIVNSTFSGFIAAIGSVALLWFGGNLVIQPQENLSIGQLLAFNAMNANFIGLIGSVIGFIDEYTRARTAVQRLTEVIDSTPEDNKDAKKQFVAIPGEADIVCNNVNFHYAGRIDLLEDFSLTIPGGKAIAFIGKSGCGKSTLAKLIAGLYPLQSGNIRIGIYNLDDLSLDCLRQQVILVPQDAHFWSRSIVENFRLGTPHVSFEQIVKACQIAEADEFISKLPDKYQTVLGEFGANISGGQRQRLAIARAIVTDPAVLILDESTAGLDPVSEAQVLDRLLEHRRGKTTILISHRPRVINRADWIVYLEQGKLKLQGSVEELSSLSGDHLDFLIP from the coding sequence ATGAAATACAAAGTTATTCGACAGCATAGTGAAGAAGACTGTGGGGCTGCTTGCCTGGCTTCCATTTCTAAATATTATGGACGTAGTTTTACTCTCAATCACATTCGTGAAGCGGTAGGTACTGGACAGTTTGGAACCTCTTTATTGGGATTAAAGCGAGGTGCAGAAACACTAGGGTTTAATGCTCGCCCAGTGAAAACTTCACCAGAACTTTTAAGCCGAATGAAGGAAGCACCTCTACCAGCTATTATTCACTGGCAAGGGAATCATTGGGTTGTTTTATATGGTAAGCAAGGTAAAAAATGTGTAGTTGCCGATCCGGCAGTTGGCATCCGTTATCTGTCTAAAAAAGATTTAGCAGAAAATTGGACAGATTGGTTGATGCTGTTATTGCAGCCAGATCCAATTCGCTTTTATGCTCAAGAAGACGACAAGGTTGGCGGCTTTTGGCGTTTTTTCAAGCGTGTTTGGATGTTTCGCGGCATACTGGCACAAGCCTTACCTTTAAATTTAGTTTTGGGTTTGCTATCTTTAGCTTCGCCGTTTTTGCTGCAAATCCTGACTGATGATGTATTGGTGAGAGGGGATACAAGGCTGCTCACTACAGTGGCGATCGCTGTGGTCGTAATGCAATTTGTTTCCACTAGTCTTTCATTCGTACAGTCTAACTTAATTGCTCATTTTGCTCAACGTCTACAATTGGGTTTAGTCTTAGAATTTGGGCGACAAATTTTGCGATTGCCTCTTTCTTACTACGAAGCTCGTCGTAGTGGTGAAATTGTTAGCCGCTTGCGAGACATAGACCAAATTAATCAATTAGTTGCTCAAGTAATTGTCGGTTTGCCCAGCCAATTTTTTATTGCGCTGGTTTCTTTTGGTTTCATGATTTTTTATAGCTGGAAATTGACCACAGTGGCTGTAGTTGTCGCCGTGGTTATGACTCTTTCTACAATTGTCTTCCAGCCAACCTTACGAGTAAAAACACGTGAATTATTAGTTCAAGAAGCAGAAGCTCAAGGCGTTTTAGTAGAAACCTTTAAAGGCGCACTTACACTCAAAACTACCACAGCAGCACCGCAATTTTGGGATGAATTTCAAAGCCGATTTGGTCGTCTTGCTACCCTCACCTTAAACACAATTCAGATCGCCATTGTCAATAGTACCTTCTCTGGCTTTATCGCTGCGATTGGTAGCGTTGCTTTGTTGTGGTTTGGTGGTAATTTGGTAATTCAACCGCAGGAAAACCTAAGTATCGGGCAACTACTGGCATTTAATGCCATGAATGCCAATTTTATTGGCTTAATTGGTAGTGTCATTGGTTTTATAGATGAATATACTCGCGCGAGAACGGCTGTTCAGCGTCTAACAGAAGTTATAGATTCCACTCCAGAAGATAATAAAGATGCCAAGAAACAATTTGTCGCAATACCTGGAGAAGCTGACATTGTTTGTAACAATGTTAATTTTCACTACGCTGGTCGAATAGACTTACTAGAAGATTTTTCATTGACAATTCCAGGTGGTAAAGCAATTGCTTTTATTGGCAAATCTGGCTGTGGTAAAAGTACCCTTGCTAAACTAATCGCAGGTTTATATCCATTGCAATCGGGCAATATTCGGATTGGAATTTATAATCTAGATGACCTTTCTCTTGATTGTCTGCGCCAACAGGTAATTCTAGTTCCTCAAGACGCTCACTTTTGGAGCCGTTCTATTGTCGAGAATTTCCGCTTAGGAACACCCCACGTTTCATTTGAGCAAATTGTCAAAGCTTGCCAAATTGCTGAAGCTGATGAATTTATCAGTAAACTTCCTGACAAATATCAAACTGTTTTGGGTGAATTTGGCGCAAATATTTCTGGCGGACAACGTCAACGACTAGCAATAGCACGAGCTATTGTTACAGATCCAGCAGTCCTCATTTTAGATGAATCTACTGCTGGACTCGATCCAGTCAGTGAAGCACAAGTTTTAGATAGATTATTAGAGCATCGTCGTGGTAAAACGACGATTTTGATCAGCCACCGTCCCCGAGTAATTAATCGTGCTGATTGGATTGTGTATTTAGAGCAGGGCAAGTTAAAACTTCAAGGTTCTGTGGAAGAGTTAAGCTCCCTAAGTGGCGACCATTTAGACTTTTTAATTCCTTGA
- a CDS encoding CTB family bacteriocin, with product MSNEIFASDMFVDVTEEQQQMVAGGGGYDYGKYFPGFKEVAKSDFSQAFKSLTLKTATFADAKGAGTMKEFSTEQAKVDASALEKIHIYPWHY from the coding sequence ATGTCTAACGAAATTTTCGCATCTGATATGTTCGTTGATGTAACCGAAGAACAACAGCAAATGGTTGCTGGTGGTGGTGGCTATGACTACGGAAAGTATTTCCCAGGATTTAAGGAAGTTGCTAAGTCTGACTTCTCTCAAGCATTCAAGAGCTTGACCTTAAAGACTGCCACATTTGCCGATGCTAAAGGTGCAGGCACAATGAAGGAATTCAGCACTGAACAAGCGAAAGTTGATGCCTCCGCTCTAGAAAAAATTCACATCTACCCCTGGCATTACTAA
- the cobU gene encoding bifunctional adenosylcobinamide kinase/adenosylcobinamide-phosphate guanylyltransferase has product MNKVILVTGPARSGKSEWAEALAVQSQKAVIYVATATCNDADHEWQQRIQKHQQRRPQNWVTLEVPVELSATLAEAKPNTCILIDSLGTWVANLLSQEEAIWEKTVQELLETVELVAADMIFVAEETGWGVVPAYPIGRTFRDRLGALVRQLSAISALVYLVTGGHVLNLSLLGSPLPSWGREGESGRVGDGEMGSKGKN; this is encoded by the coding sequence ATGAATAAAGTCATTTTGGTAACTGGGCCTGCACGTTCTGGTAAAAGTGAATGGGCAGAAGCTTTGGCAGTGCAGTCACAAAAAGCAGTGATTTACGTGGCGACAGCAACTTGTAACGATGCAGATCATGAGTGGCAACAACGCATTCAAAAACATCAACAACGCCGTCCTCAAAACTGGGTAACACTGGAAGTGCCTGTGGAATTATCTGCTACCCTTGCTGAAGCGAAACCAAACACCTGTATTTTGATTGATTCTTTAGGAACTTGGGTAGCTAATCTTCTCTCTCAGGAGGAAGCAATCTGGGAAAAGACTGTGCAAGAGTTATTAGAGACAGTGGAATTAGTCGCAGCCGATATGATTTTTGTTGCCGAAGAAACAGGATGGGGTGTGGTGCCAGCTTATCCTATCGGTCGTACTTTTCGCGATCGCTTGGGTGCTTTGGTGCGTCAGTTGAGTGCAATCTCTGCATTAGTCTATTTAGTTACTGGTGGTCACGTTCTTAATCTGAGTCTGCTTGGTTCCCCATTACCAAGCTGGGGAAGAGAGGGGGAGAGTGGGAGAGTGGGAGATGGGGAGATGGGGAGTAAGGGAAAGAACTAA